From one Chloroflexota bacterium genomic stretch:
- a CDS encoding DUF4297 domain-containing protein, whose translation MAVECKSSWSRSCAGVISDGDHGSETIARFRYQAEVTLPFCVSALLGENDIVAVIPEYLEDIALETKTGWRFLQVKSRNPERGLWTASALFAKKSGALRSLYRTYLLTRGQDHSLELVLEGAVKTGNEIGALRPQQDRSPLVPMVMTKLRATRESAEDFLRRVTLNESAAHRTDIHATNARLLHQHAPSLTHPELEALHESLLNEIETRMQRQRLSAAWPRSVIHPESRSGVTEERIQAKRLDAECLPGVAEVLRSSGIPLLKRFVEKGGGPVSVLTQKLILGGATPELIERARFLQANARHHRLSRSAQNLTAVDALVVDLEERIHTHAATAAAMHGSSPHPAIGMWNHLLNTFGTQAAAIDRHKLVRADPMLLMGEGCILSDKCVFGWGESIDVP comes from the coding sequence ATCGCTGTCGAATGCAAATCGTCTTGGTCAAGGTCATGTGCCGGCGTGATATCGGACGGGGACCATGGCAGCGAAACGATTGCGAGATTTCGCTATCAAGCAGAAGTGACTCTTCCGTTCTGCGTGTCGGCATTGTTGGGCGAAAACGATATCGTGGCAGTCATTCCAGAATATCTGGAGGACATCGCCTTAGAAACTAAGACCGGATGGCGGTTTCTACAGGTAAAAAGCCGCAACCCGGAGCGCGGGCTGTGGACGGCGTCTGCCCTTTTCGCCAAGAAAAGTGGAGCACTACGCTCGCTCTATCGCACCTATTTGCTGACCAGAGGTCAAGATCATTCGTTGGAGCTTGTACTGGAAGGAGCGGTGAAAACGGGTAACGAAATTGGCGCCCTTCGCCCCCAACAAGACCGCTCTCCGCTCGTACCGATGGTCATGACAAAGCTCCGGGCAACCCGCGAATCGGCAGAGGATTTTTTGCGTAGAGTGACACTCAACGAGAGTGCAGCCCATCGAACTGACATTCACGCGACAAACGCGCGGTTGTTGCACCAACATGCTCCGTCTCTAACCCATCCCGAACTCGAGGCTTTGCATGAGTCCTTGCTAAACGAAATCGAGACGCGGATGCAGCGCCAACGATTGAGTGCGGCTTGGCCGCGAAGCGTCATTCACCCAGAGAGCCGCTCTGGCGTAACGGAAGAGAGGATCCAGGCAAAGAGATTGGATGCTGAATGCCTTCCTGGCGTCGCCGAAGTGCTACGCAGTTCGGGAATTCCTTTACTCAAACGATTCGTAGAAAAGGGTGGCGGGCCAGTCTCTGTGCTCACTCAAAAGCTCATATTGGGAGGAGCCACCCCGGAGCTAATCGAACGTGCGCGCTTTTTGCAGGCCAATGCTCGCCACCATCGCCTATCGCGCTCGGCGCAGAATCTCACCGCCGTTGACGCTTTGGTCGTTGACTTGGAAGAACGCATTCATACACATGCAGCCACAGCGGCGGCAATGCACGGTTCGTCACCGCATCCGGCTATTGGGATGTGGAATCATTTGCTCAACACTTTCGGCACCCAAGCCGCGGCCATAGATCGTCACAAACTAGTCCGCGCAGATCCAATGCTCTTGATGGGCGAGGGATGCATCTTGTCTGACAAATGCGTGTTCGGTTGGGGGGAGTCAATCGATGTCCCTTGA
- a CDS encoding SDR family oxidoreductase: protein MTPNRTVLIGGGTARTAPAVVGAFLEAGYAVTVTGRDPERLRAALAVIPGSEAVHTVIAELSEPNAAMDAVNSTLERWGRLDSMTTLAQTPFRQSPFAETSLAELEELVLGSLYTTYNLARAVLPPMLEAGGGHIVTIAGGSAVDPAPGRALFGATKAAIVTLTKGIARDYKHRGIVANCLVAGGIGTERARQYLSPDEFAAAATPQEFANAIVFLASAEGSGINGAAVELNAREVD from the coding sequence ATGACTCCAAATCGAACCGTGTTGATCGGCGGCGGGACCGCCCGGACCGCCCCGGCAGTTGTTGGTGCATTCCTAGAAGCCGGCTATGCAGTCACGGTTACCGGACGCGACCCGGAACGCTTGCGGGCGGCCCTCGCGGTGATACCTGGTAGCGAAGCGGTTCACACCGTCATCGCCGAGTTGTCCGAGCCGAACGCGGCCATGGACGCAGTCAACTCAACGCTAGAGCGCTGGGGGCGGCTCGACTCCATGACTACGTTGGCGCAAACACCCTTCCGGCAAAGTCCCTTTGCCGAGACCTCCCTGGCAGAACTCGAAGAGTTGGTGCTCGGCAGTTTGTATACGACCTACAACCTGGCGCGAGCGGTATTGCCGCCGATGCTCGAGGCTGGAGGCGGGCACATCGTTACGATTGCCGGCGGCAGTGCAGTCGACCCGGCGCCGGGGAGGGCGCTGTTTGGGGCGACGAAAGCAGCGATCGTTACGTTGACCAAGGGCATAGCGCGCGACTACAAGCATCGCGGCATCGTGGCCAACTGTTTGGTGGCGGGCGGCATCGGCACGGAAAGGGCTCGGCAGTACCTTAGTCCGGATGAATTCGCAGCGGCTGCCACGCCGCAGGAATTCGCGAACGCGATAGTTTTTCTCGCCTCTGCGGAAGGCTCGGGAATCAATGGTGCCGCGGTCGAGTTGAACGCTCGGGAAGTCGACTGA